The following nucleotide sequence is from Gammaproteobacteria bacterium.
ATGAAAAGACTGGACATCGGCCGCGAGCCTGTACTACTTTCCAATGTCGAGGGGACAATCGTTGCTGTTGCCGATACCTGTACCCATGAAGACGCATCTCTCTCGGGTGGCGCACTCAATGGTGTTTTTGTTCGTTGCCCACTGCACGGCAGTAGATTCTGTCTGCTTGACGGCAAGGCTGTGGATGATCCTGCAGAGATCGACCTTGAGATTTTTTCTGTCAAGATCGAGCATGGGCGGATCCTGATACAAGTGCAGAGTTGATCCCGCCGGCTCAGTGTGCCTGAGTACCCGTGTCTCCAGAGAATCCGGCTCCAAACTCGCACAGTGCCTTCACCAGATGGTATCGATCCTCGACTACGGCAGCTTCGAGCAAGCCCTGCTTCTCACGCGGCGAAAAAGGCAGACTGCAGGCCAGTGTGTCGACCAACTCGTGCATTTCAAGCACTTCAAGAGACTTCCATTCAACACTTAAGTTCTGATGCTCGAGATAGACCTTTACCGAATCCAGGAGCAGCTTTTTTTCGAGTTGAATATCCTCAAGTACGGTGTCATGGGCAAAACGTTCCCAGCACACGTGTGCGCTTCGATAGCCGTGCCTGACTTCAAGTTCACTGCGGATATCAAACCGACAGACCCCGCCAAGCACAATCAGCAAGCGACCGTCGCGCGTCTCACTGAAACTGATAATTCGGCCGGCACATCCAGTTCGGTGTAGTTCCGGCTGTTCAGTGTCCGCACCAGGTAGGGGCTGGACCATGCCGATCAGACGCGCACCGGCCAGTGCATCCATCACCATATTCAGATAGCGAGGTTCGAAAATATTCAACGGGAGCTGTCCGTTCGGCAGCAGCAGTGCACCAGTCAACGGAAAAAGTGACAGCTCCTGGGGCAGATCCTCGAACTGAATTGCAAACGATCTGGTCATCGTAAATACCTCTACTTGATCTGCGATTGTAGCGTGAACGCTTGAAGATGCAGACCGTCCGGTAACGGTCTATGCCAGTATCGAGTTCGTAGATCGCAAAAGCATCTGTGGAAATTGATCACCATGATGTCTTGTATGATCTGCACCTGGCATCGGCACGTGGCTGGAGGACATTGAACCATGGCAGGTTTTGCTGTAATTGGTTTTGGCTCACTGATCTGGGATCTTGACGACCTGGCACCTCGCGTCGAGGGTCAATGGACGCTCTATGCCGGACCCCGGCTACCACTGGAGTTTTCACTCGTTTCGGCCAAGAGACGCCGCGGGCTTGCCCTGGTGATCGATCACGAACAGGGTCAGTCCTGTCCAAGCTGCATAATCAGTAGCCGGCGCAATACGATTGAAGCGGTAGTGCAGGACCTCGCTGCGCGGGAACGCACATCAGACCAGAAGATCGGTTTCATCGAACGTGATTCCGGGGCAGCCCGGTCATGTTCGGCAGCCACGCTGGCCAGCGTCCGGAACTGGCTGGTTAAATCTGACTATGCTGGTGCGGTCTGGACCGACGGTGTATCCAATTTCGAGTCTGTCCTGGGAGTCAAATTTTCGGTTGCCGCGGCTACAGCTCACTTGCGCAGCCTCGAAGGCACATCTGCGGCAGAGGCAAAGCGGTACATTACACTGGCCCCGGGAAAGGTGGATACACCTCTGCGCCGCGCTTTAGCAGGACAGCCCTGGTGGATCGAACAGCTCTATTGAGTTCCGTGTCCAATACCCCCTCGACCCGAACTATCGACTACGTCGGTCGGTTCGCCCCTTCACCAACGGGGCCCCTTCACTTTGGTTCTCTGGTCGCGGCTGTCGGCAGTTTTGCTGATGCACTGCACTGTGACGGGACCTGGCTGGTTCGAATCGATGATGTCGACCAGACCCGCAGCATAGCTGGGATGACTCAGACCATACTTCGGCAGCTCGAATCGTTCGGTTTCCAATGGACGCAAGCACCGGTACGGCAAAGCGCACGGAAGGACCTGTATCTGGAAATCATCGAACAACTGCTCGCTGAAGATCATGCATTTGGATGTCGCTGCACCCGCCAGGATGTGCTCTCAGCCGGGATACGAGGTACAGCTGGACCGGTTTATCCCGGCACCTGCCGGCACAATCAGCTGCCCCCCGGTTCCTATCGTACGGTCCGGATCAAGGCCGGTTCGGCACCGATACGGTTCAACGACCGCATTGCCGGAGACCTGCTGCAGGACCTGCTTCACGACGTGGGTGATTTTGTGGTCAAGCGCGCAGACGGGTATGCGGCTTACCAGATAGCGGTTGTGGTCGACGACCATTTGGACGGCATCACCGACGTTGTTCGAGGTGCAGACCTGCTGGCCTCAACACCCCGTCAGATACACCTCCAGCACCTTCTTGGTTACTCCACTCCCCGCTATGCCCATCTGCCCCTGGTAGTGGACTCTAGCGGCAGAAAACTCAGCAAGCACGATCACGACCGCCCCGTCGACGTAGACAAAGCGTTGCATTCTCTAGTCGCCGCATGGCGGTTTCTTGGGCAGAAGATACCCCAGCATGACCTAGGGGATGTTGAAGAATTCTGGTCTTTCGCTGCCAACCACTGGTCTATTAAAGCGATCCCGGCTACTGGTCATTATTTCGAATCTGCCGAAACTCAAAAACCTTTGCTTTGAACCCGGCTTTGTTGCTCAGGCAGTTTTGCTGGCGACCACTGCCCCCAATGCCGCACTGGCGAGTCGCGCAGCAGGCGGATCGGCCCGACTGGTCAGAAGAATAGGCACATCGGCACCCAGCACGATGCCTGCCGCGCAGGCGCCCATGAAGTACACCATCATTTTAAACAGTGCGTTTCCTGCTTCGATTGTCGGCACAACAATAATATCTGCCGCACCGGCTACGACATGTGAGATACCTTTGAGACGCGCCGCCTTTTCAGACACGACGTTGTCAAATGCCAGTGGGCCATAAACGTCAGCAGCCATCTCCAGATCGGCACATCGCTTTGTGATTTCCTGGCAATCCACGGTTACCGACATGGCGGAGCTAATCTCTTCTGACGCTGCCAATAGAGCCACCTTGGGTCTGCCGTTCCCCAGTGCGTGGCTGAGGTCGACTGCATTCTGAATGATTGAGATTCTCGCCCTGACATCAGGTGCCACATTGACAGCGCCGTCGGTGATCATAAGTACACGGTCGCTGCCCAGCACGGTCATGTGAAAAACATGGGAGAGTCGTCGTCGACACCTCGGTCCGGTCCGGCGGCTGATCAGGGGTCGCATAAAGTTATCCGTGTGAATATGGCCTTTCATAACCATATGGACTTCGTTGGCGCGCGCCAATGACGCACCAGCCTCCCCCATGGCCTTCTCGTCAGGTGTGGAGATGATCTCGTGGTGGTTGATATCGAAACCGATTTCATCGCCTATTTGTGCAAGAATGCCCGGTTCACCAATCAGTACAGGATCAATGATCCCGGCATCAACCGACGCACGTACGCTCTCTAAAACGACCCGAGCACCTGTTCCCACAATCGCTGTCTTAACCGGAGGACAATTCCTTGCCTTTTGCAGCAGATAGTCTGGGCATGTCACTACTTCGGGGCTCAGCACGTTATTCTCCTTCAATACCACCAGGGGTTGGCCCTGACGGTAAACTATCATATTCGCCAGCACACCGGACGCCTGCAATCCAGTGTTAGAACAAATTCCTGGGTTACCCTTTCTCCACAGACCGATGCCGAACACCGATAGCATAACGGGCTATCTGGAAAATGGGTTACCCATTTTTACCTTGTCCTTGTTCATGTCGCCCAGAGATATAGCGCTGACCCAAGATCCCCCGCACAGCGAATCAGACCACACCACCAACCCCCAAGATCATCAGCGTGGGCAATAGACAAATCAGCCGTATCATTTCAGGACAAGCCACGGCCGACGGTGCCGGGGTGCGCCTGCGACGATATATCGGTTCCGCTGAATTAGATCAGATTGACCCCTTTTTGCTATTGGACTTTTTTGAGTCCGATAATCCCAACGACTACATCGCCGGATTTCCGTCTCATCCCCATCGGGGGTTTGAAACAGTCACCTACCTTTTGGCTGGAAAAGTCAGGCACGAGGATAACGCAGGCCATGGCGGAATCATTGAGACTGGTGGGATCCAGTGGATGACTGCAGGCCGAGGCATCATCCATTCTGAAATGCCGGAACAGGAACATGGGCGGCTGGCCGGTTTCCAGCTCTGGGTTAACTTGCCTGCGACCGAGAAAATGTGTCCGCCCGCCTATCACGAGTACCCCGCCAGTGAGATCCCCACAGAAATTCGCGACAACGGCACCACATTGCGGGTCATTACCGGCGCCACCAGCGCCCAGACGATCGGACCAGTACAAGGCGTCGCGACGGACCCGGTCTACCTGGATGTGACCCTGCCCGCTGACTGCACCCTGACAGAGCCAATGCCAAATGGGCATACGGCTTTCATATTTGTCATCGATGGCGAGCTCACCCTGCCAGATGGCGAGAACACGCCGGCATTGCTGAGTGCTACCCAGCTTGGCACATTGAGTAACGGCGCCGCGGTCTGTGTTACAGCAGGTGATGCCGGTGCGCGGTTTCTTCTGGTCGCAGCGAAGCCCTTAAACGAACCCATAGCACGCTATGGCCCATTCGTCATGAATACCCGGCATGAAATTGAACAGGCTGTAGCCGACTACAATGCTGGACGGTTCTAGACCTGTCAATCGCTCCTCAGGACGATATTCCAGCAGTCGCGAGCACCTGAGAATCATCGCCTGCACCTAAACCCGACTGCCTGATGCCAACAGCATCCCCGCACCGCCCAGTTGCCGAACGGTGGGCCATACCGATGATCGCCGGCAGCTGTGTGCTGATATCTGTCAACGGCCTCGTAATCAGGAGCTTTGACTCCGCCAGTGACTGGCAGATCATCTTTTACCGACAGGCTTTCTTTATTGCTGGGCTGCTGCTGGTCCTGATACTCCAATACCGTTCGAGGCTACCAGGGATGTTTCGTCAGGTTGGGTGGGCTGGGATTGGCGCCGCCATATCACTCGGGCTTGCAAATCCAACCTTCATCATGGCGCTCAGTCATACGACCGTCGCCAGTGCCTTATTTACGATTAGCGCGTCGCCACTGATCACCGCCGTCTTGGCACGAATATTTCTTAAGGAACACATCTCGCGCCCAACGATGGTTGCCATTATCGTCGCGATGATTGGGATCAGTATCATGGTGAGCGACGGTATTCTGTCTGGCTCGATCTTCGGGAACCTGCTGGCTCTACTGTGCGCATTCTTTTTTTCGACCTTTGTGATCTTCCTGCGTGTCGGCAAAGACAGAAACATGCTTCCAGCCAGTGTCATGGGTGCGATCATCGGCGGGTTGATCGGGCTGGTCGGGTGTGAATTCGACTTTAGGGTATCTCTGCATGATCTCTCGCTCTTCTTTTTGTGGGGTGCAGTCATCGTCACAATAGTTCATTATTTCTTCACTCTCGGCTCTCGTTACATCACAGGCGCCGAAATTATGCTGATCACTTTGATCGAATTTACTCTGGGACCCATCTGGGTATGGCTGGTGTTTGGAGAACAACCGACGCGAATTGCTTTGATCGGAGGATTGATCGTACTCAGTGCAGTCGCAGCACGTGCTCTGCTCATGATGTATGAGGACCGAAGCACCCGTCACCTCAGCGCCACACGTCTTCCTTAGATATCTGCCAACCAGCCAGGTGCCCTTATATCCCCATTGCAACATTCCAAAGGCAGCAGCGATGATGCCGACTAGATC
It contains:
- a CDS encoding non-heme iron oxygenase ferredoxin subunit, which translates into the protein MTTVWLDVGADTDLEPGDMKRLDIGREPVLLSNVEGTIVAVADTCTHEDASLSGGALNGVFVRCPLHGSRFCLLDGKAVDDPAEIDLEIFSVKIEHGRILIQVQS
- a CDS encoding LON peptidase substrate-binding domain-containing protein, which produces MTRSFAIQFEDLPQELSLFPLTGALLLPNGQLPLNIFEPRYLNMVMDALAGARLIGMVQPLPGADTEQPELHRTGCAGRIISFSETRDGRLLIVLGGVCRFDIRSELEVRHGYRSAHVCWERFAHDTVLEDIQLEKKLLLDSVKVYLEHQNLSVEWKSLEVLEMHELVDTLACSLPFSPREKQGLLEAAVVEDRYHLVKALCEFGAGFSGDTGTQAH
- the gluQRS gene encoding tRNA glutamyl-Q(34) synthetase GluQRS; this encodes MDRTALLSSVSNTPSTRTIDYVGRFAPSPTGPLHFGSLVAAVGSFADALHCDGTWLVRIDDVDQTRSIAGMTQTILRQLESFGFQWTQAPVRQSARKDLYLEIIEQLLAEDHAFGCRCTRQDVLSAGIRGTAGPVYPGTCRHNQLPPGSYRTVRIKAGSAPIRFNDRIAGDLLQDLLHDVGDFVVKRADGYAAYQIAVVVDDHLDGITDVVRGADLLASTPRQIHLQHLLGYSTPRYAHLPLVVDSSGRKLSKHDHDRPVDVDKALHSLVAAWRFLGQKIPQHDLGDVEEFWSFAANHWSIKAIPATGHYFESAETQKPLL
- a CDS encoding bifunctional enoyl-CoA hydratase/phosphate acetyltransferase, whose amino-acid sequence is MLSPEVVTCPDYLLQKARNCPPVKTAIVGTGARVVLESVRASVDAGIIDPVLIGEPGILAQIGDEIGFDINHHEIISTPDEKAMGEAGASLARANEVHMVMKGHIHTDNFMRPLISRRTGPRCRRRLSHVFHMTVLGSDRVLMITDGAVNVAPDVRARISIIQNAVDLSHALGNGRPKVALLAASEEISSAMSVTVDCQEITKRCADLEMAADVYGPLAFDNVVSEKAARLKGISHVVAGAADIIVVPTIEAGNALFKMMVYFMGACAAGIVLGADVPILLTSRADPPAARLASAALGAVVASKTA
- a CDS encoding pirin family protein yields the protein MGNRQISRIISGQATADGAGVRLRRYIGSAELDQIDPFLLLDFFESDNPNDYIAGFPSHPHRGFETVTYLLAGKVRHEDNAGHGGIIETGGIQWMTAGRGIIHSEMPEQEHGRLAGFQLWVNLPATEKMCPPAYHEYPASEIPTEIRDNGTTLRVITGATSAQTIGPVQGVATDPVYLDVTLPADCTLTEPMPNGHTAFIFVIDGELTLPDGENTPALLSATQLGTLSNGAAVCVTAGDAGARFLLVAAKPLNEPIARYGPFVMNTRHEIEQAVADYNAGRF
- a CDS encoding DMT family transporter, which encodes MPTASPHRPVAERWAIPMIAGSCVLISVNGLVIRSFDSASDWQIIFYRQAFFIAGLLLVLILQYRSRLPGMFRQVGWAGIGAAISLGLANPTFIMALSHTTVASALFTISASPLITAVLARIFLKEHISRPTMVAIIVAMIGISIMVSDGILSGSIFGNLLALLCAFFFSTFVIFLRVGKDRNMLPASVMGAIIGGLIGLVGCEFDFRVSLHDLSLFFLWGAVIVTIVHYFFTLGSRYITGAEIMLITLIEFTLGPIWVWLVFGEQPTRIALIGGLIVLSAVAARALLMMYEDRSTRHLSATRLP